The Setaria viridis chromosome 9, Setaria_viridis_v4.0, whole genome shotgun sequence sequence ATTCATTTAAATTTGTGTCTGCCAGTTATTTGGGAACTACGACAAATGCAATGGAGGGCACAGATGTTTCCAGTGAGCCTAAAAGGGGCATGGATGGGATGACACAAGTCATGGAGTGCGTGGGGGACACAAGTCAGCCAGCAGTGACTGATGCGGTAGGGAGGTGTGCCTAATTGCTTGCTACTATTTGTCACAGGTATATTTGGCAAATGATTGGGCACCTGTATTGCTTCTTTTTAAAGGACAAGCAGGGTTGTTCATTTGTCGCAGATTCAAGGTACCCAGATGAATGTTCCAACAATGTGGAGCCACCAGATGATCGGATGAGTAAATCTGAACATGCTAGGCGAGTCCACCAGCTTGAGGAGATGAATGCAATACTACAACAGAAAATAATTTGGTTGCAACATGAGCTCAGACAAAGTGATGCATGCCTTGCATTTAAGAAAGATGAGTACAACACACTGATCGGTGCTGTTCGGGTAACTATATTCATTTTTTATTAATGTTTTATATCTGTGAAATCCTATTTAATTACTTACTGCTTGTGATTGCAGAATTTCTTCGGCATTTTCAAACCTCATGAGGAAGCTTCAGCAGCTGCAGTTTCATTTATCAAGGCTGAGGGTAATTTTTATCAGCAGGTAGCTTGCATGCAGgtatgtgaaaaaaaaaatgttttagtTGATTCATTACAAGGGATGGTCCTAACGTATAGTTTCATGTGGCAGGATTTCTTAAGCTATTTGGTGCTGGACCGGAAATTTGGGATCAAGTACCAGCGGCGCAAGAAGAAACTGTCGCCTGAACCCACAACCAACCAAGATATATAGGCATCTGTAATTTACTAGTTTGTTTAGATTCATGTATTTATTTCCTAGTTATCTGTAGTTTCCAAATTTATCTTGATGGCACCTATTGTCTAAGTGCCAAATATTGATTTAGGAAGGAACCTAGAATTTATATGTATCTCTCAAATATTGACATCAAATCAATGTCAAATTTGTCAAtcgaggtgtttggatacccctacTAAAGCTTAGCACCTGTTACATCatatgtttagatattaattaggagtattaaacataggttaattacaaaactaattgcacagatggagtttaattcgcgagatgaatctattaaacctgattagtccatgatttgacaatgtggtgctacagtaaccatttgctaatgatggattagttaggcttaatagattcatctcgtgaattagcacggggttatgcaattagttttataattagctcatgtttaatcctcctaattagcatccgaacattcgatgtggcactgctaaagtttagcatctagtattcaaacacccccttagttaaCCAGTAGAAGCCCATTGATTTGATGGCAATccgcttcctttcctctccAGCTCCTACCTGAGCATGCCAATACCAACTTGTAGCACCTCCTTCATCAGTTGAATGTGACttaggcctgtttggatactaggggctaaactttagcccctgtcatatcggatgtttggatactaattaagaatattaaatataagctaattacaaaactaattgcacagatggaggttaattcgtaagacgaatctattaagcctaattagttcatgatttgacactgtggtgctacattaaccatttgctaatgatgaattaattaggcttaatggattcgtctcacgaattagcccaaaacttctacaattagttttataattagcccatgtttagtccttctaattagcatccgaacattcgatgtgacaagggtTAAACTTTAAtccgaggatccaaacaccttcgtatagaaaaaaaatacattatAGCTGAAACAGGTTACGCCTACACTTTTGGGTACATGCTAGAATACTACTACTTTTGTATAGAAAAAAATTAATGGAAACAGGTTACGGTTTCTGCAAAGTTTGCACACATTATGGTTCACTAATGAGGGCATGCAGCAAATCGCCAGCTTTTGATGAGCTGATCCTCTCATCAGCCCATTATAGCTGTGTTCTATCATGGAAGGATTGTATACCTATTGTTGCATCATCTGTAGATATATAAAAAATTCTGCTCATGCTGTTGTCTTGGGGACCAGCTGAGTACTGCATTGTGAGGATGAGGAACAATATAATTCACTGGGTCCCTGAAGCAACTACCAGCTGCTTGAAGTTGATTGGCGTGGTGTACTGGGCTGGGCCGTCGTAGAAGGCCCGGGTTCTGACCGACGCGGCCCGCTGGGAAGGGTGGATCCCGTCCCAGAAGTAATTCCGGTCGTGGTCAGCGCAGACAGCGGAGGTGGGTAGGCACCCCGCCGCGCCCAGCCGCCCGCTGCCGCAGCACGCGCTGGCGACGTCGGTGAACCCCGACGCCAGCGGGTCGGCGAAGATGGCCGCCATGATGCCGTAGGAGTCGGCGAGGGAGTAGGCGAGGCCCTGCAGCCTGGGGACCAGGCCGGCGAGCAGCGACCGGAGGGCGCCGTTgaagccggcggcgagctcgttCCGGGTGTCCGAGCACGCGCCCGCCGCGTCGAGCGCCCGCGCCACCGGCAGGCACCCGGCGAGCCCGACGTTGATGACGGCGAACCTCCTCGCTCCCATCGCGTACAGCTCCTGCAACATGCTCGATCGATCCACGGCAAATGATGTGATCGATCAAaggcaaaaaataaaaatttgcaAGATTATCAGGTGGGCTCTGCTAGCTTTTACCGTGATGGTGGCCGAGTAGTTGGAGATGAGGGTGTCGTAGAACGCGGCGACGTCGCTGTGTGCCGGTTCCGCGTTGGCGAACGCGGCCAGGTCGTTGCCGCCGATGCCGATGAGGAAGATGGACCTGGACAGCAGGGCGCTCACCGCACCGGAGCCCTTGCTGGCGACCATCTTCGAGCAGGTGGCGCTGAAGTACTGCACTTGCCTCGACAACGGGATGCTCTTGCCCGCGTTCTTCATCCACACACCACATGTATGTGAAATTGAGAATGACTATAGTCTATAGGCAACACAGGCGATGCGAGCATACGGATTCGTATCGAGCGAGTAAATTTTTTGTTTGATCCGTAGGATTAATTTATGTGGTTGTACACACTTACAGTGGAGTCCAGGATGCCGGCTCCTGACGACGCGTAGCTCACGCCAGTGGCGAAAGCCG is a genomic window containing:
- the LOC117839710 gene encoding uncharacterized protein, coding for MEQPQIILFVAMAVACFHFLRSLLVLFHLGRPVLNKLPSYLGTTTNAMEGTDVSSEPKRGMDGMTQVMECVGDTSQPAVTDADKQGCSFVADSRYPDECSNNVEPPDDRMSKSEHARRVHQLEEMNAILQQKIIWLQHELRQSDACLAFKKDEYNTLIGAVRNFFGIFKPHEEASAAAVSFIKAEGNFYQQVACMQDFLSYLVLDRKFGIKYQRRKKKLSPEPTTNQDI